Below is a window of Allomuricauda ruestringensis DSM 13258 DNA.
GGCCCTGTGGATACTCCCCTATTATGGGAGTCCGCCAAGGCTTTTGAAGAACCAGAAACTGCTGTGGAAAATGCGAAAAAGACTACATTGTTAAAAAGGTTGGGCACGCCTGAAGATATTACTAAACTTGTACTTTTTTTAGTATCCGATGATAGTTCATGGATTACGGGAACAACAGTGACCATAGATGGAGGGATTATAAATACATAAAATGAAACAAAAATTATCCGTAGTAAAAATAGGCGGAAACCTTATAGAAGATGCCGAAGGGTTTAAGCACGTATTAGAGCTTTTCTCTAAAATGAACGAAAATAAGATTTTAGTTCACGGAGGTGGTAAAAAAGCCTCAGAATTGGCAAATCAATTGGGTGTGGAATCCAAAATGGTGAACGGAAGAAGGATTACCAATGCCGAAACCCTGGACATTGCCCTAATGGTCTATGGAGGATTGGTAAGCAAAAAAATAGTGGCCAAGTTACAGGCATTGGGTACCGATGCCATTGGAATGAGCGGTGCCGATGCGAATGCGATTCAGGCCCATAAAAGGCCAAAAAAGAATGTAGATTTTGGCTTTGTGGGCGATGTGGACACCGTAAACACCTACGGTATTTTTAAGTTGCTTCAGGCTGGTTTTACCCCCGTTTTTTGTGCACTTACCCACGATGGAAAAGGACAAATGTTGAACACCAATGCCGACACCATTGCCGCCGAACTTGCCATTGCTATGTCCGATCAATTTGAAACAACACTTTACTATTGCTTCGATAAAAAAGGTGTGCTACAAGATGTTGAAGATGAAAACTCCGTAATTCAGCATATAGACTCCAAAGGCTATGATGAACTTTTGGCCTATGGAATCATTGCAGACGGAATGCTTCCCAAAATGCACAACTGTTTTTATGCCTTGCGCAACCATGTTGCCAAAGTTTGCGTAGGAAACACCAATATGCTGGAAGCGGACAACTCAGATTATACCACATTGACTTTATGAAAATTACCCAAAACATATTAACGGAAAAAGCCATTGAACTACTGAAAAAACTCATCAGCATACCCTCTTTTTCAGGTGAAGAAGATAAAACAGGGGATGCCATTGAAGCTTTTCTGCAAAGTTTTGGTGTAAAAACCCAAAGGCAGCACAACAACATTTATGCTTTCAACAAATATTTTGATGAGAGCAAACCCACCTTGTTACTAAATTCACACCACGACACGGTAAAGCCGAACAGTGCGTATACCAAAGACCCGTTTAATGCCCATATTGAAGACGGTAAATTGTACGGACTTGGCAGTAATGATGCAGGGGGATGTTTGGTATCGCTATTGGCCACTTTTGTTCATTTTTATGAGAAAGAAGGCCTAAGTCATAACATAATTGTGGCTGCCACGGGCGAAGAAGAGGATGCTGGAGAAAAAAGTATTAGAGCATTGCTCCCTATTCTTCCTAAAATAGATGTAGCCATCGTAGGCGAACCTACGCTCATGGATCTGGCCATAGCCGAAAAAGGACTGGTGGTTTTTGATGCTGTTGTGGAAGGAACACCATCCCATGCGGCACATCCCAACGACAACAATGCCATTTACAACACTATTGAGGTGTTACAATGGCTCAAAGATTATTCCTTTGATAAAGTTTCTGATGCGCTGGGCGAGGTAAAATTGACCACTACCCAAATCAATGCCGGGAACCAGCACAACGTAGTACCTGGCCATGCAGATTTGGTAATCGATGTTCGCGTGAACGATTGTTACAGCAATCAAGAAATTGCTGATATTCTTCAGAAAGAAGCACCGTGCAAAATGACTCCTCGTTCTTTACGGCTGAATTCATCTTGCATAAATCCCGACCATGATTTGGTGAAAAGTGGATTGGCTTTAGGGCGTAAAACTTATGGTTCCCCTACCTTGTCCGACCAAGCGGCACTGACATGTCAATCGGTAAAATTAGGCCCTGGTGATAGCACACGCTCCCATTCGGCCAACGAATTTATATTCGTCAACGAAGTTGAAGAAGGGATAGATATTTACATCAAAACCCTTACGGGATTTTTGCAATAGCACAAAAATTGGGCCCTGAGCGTAGTCGAAGGGCAATAGATATCGAAAGTATAAGATTCCCGCCTTCGCGGGAATGAAAAAGGAAAACTATGAAACTCTGGGACAAAGGATTCAGTACCGATAAAAAAATAGACCATTTTACCGTAGGCAATGATCGCGAATTGGATTTGGTATTGGCCAAATATGATGTGATCGCCTCCAAGGCGCACGCTAAAATGCTGGGCAAGGTCGGCCTGATTTCCGAAGAGGAAGCCAAGGATTTGACCAAAGCATTGGATGGTATTGCCAAAGACATCCAAAAAGGAAAGTTCGCCATCGAGGATGATTTTGAGGACATGCACTCCAAAATCGAGTTTATGTTGACCGAAAAATTGGGTGATACAGGTAAAAAAATCCATTCTGCACGTTCCCGGAACGATCAAGTTTTGGTAGCCATGCAATTGTACCTTAAAGATGAGCTTACCGAAATCAAAAATCAGGTAAAGGCTCTTTTTGACTTGCTGATGAATCTTGCGGACAAACACAAAAATGTCTTGCTGCCCGGGTACACCCATCTTCAGATTGCAATGCCGTCCTCTTTTGGGCTTTGGTTTTCCGCCTATGCCGAGAGTTTAGTAGATGACTTGTATTTTATACAGGCCGCCCATAAAGTTGCCGACCAAAATCCTCTTGGCAGTGCTGCAGGTTACGGAAGCTCGTTTCCCATTGATAGAAGTTTCACCACTGCCGAAATGGAATTTGCCACCCAAAAATATAATGTGGTGGCCGCCCAAATGGGCCGTGGTAAAGTGGAAAAAGCTACGGCTTTCGGGATTTCGAGCGTAGCTGCTACCTTATCCAAAATGGCCATGGACATTTGCCTGTACATGAGCCAGAATTTTGATTTTATCTCCTTCCCCAATGAACTCACCACGGGAAGCAGCATTATGCCGCACAAGAAAAACCCAGATGTGTTTGAATTGATCAGGGGCAAGTGCAATAAAATTCAAGCGGTGCCCAACCAACTCATTTTAATAATGAACAATTTGCCCAGCGGATACCACAGGGACCTTCAATTGGTGAAGGAGGTAATTGTTCCTGCGTTGCAGGATATGCATGCTTGTTTGGAGATGATGACTTTCAGCTTAAAGGAAATCAAGGTAAACAAAGCTATTTTGGACGACCCCAAATATGATTACCTCTTTAGTGTGGACACCTTGAACGAACTTGTAAAAAGTGGTATGCCATTCCGTGATGCCTATAAAACCATGGGCAAAGCCATAGAGAACGGCAACTTTAAACCGAAACGGGATATTGACCACACCCATGAAGGTAGTTTGGGCAATCTGTGTTTGGAGCAGATAAAGGAGAAAATGGAGAAAGTCCTTAATTCTTAAATTACAACTTACTTTTTTTAATCTTGGCTCAAATCCATCAATTCAAATGGGCCATTCGTCAATTGGGCTTTAATCTTAACATTAAATTTCTCGAACTTCCTCTTTTGCTGAACAAGCATTCACCAATTTTTTTGACCATACATTAACAAATGAACCCTTATATAGGCAGTGATACTGGTTTAGAAAAAAATAAGAGAAGTCCACATTTTGGACGTTATCGACTATGTTTCAATCAGGTATACCCTTTTAGAGAACCACTATACAACAGACTGGTAATTAAAATCAAAAATACTGTTGAAGCAAAAACAGTTTTTGACAATCTTCCAGAGCACATCCAAATCATCTATTTTTTTAAGCAAAAAAATATACGGGAAAACAAATACTGGAATCTCGATTTCTTTGAAGATGAAGATACATTTTTGGTATTTGAATTGGTTTCCGATGTTATATACATTGCTCTGGAAAATATATACTATAGTGTGGTAGAGTTAGCCCCTTTTATGGAGGACTGCCATTTTTTTGTCTTTTCCAATGGGGATGGAAATACAAATTGGATCGATGAGTATTGTGTTAAGAGCAACAAAGTTACCTTAAAAAGAAGTTATATTAAAAATGAAACGTATACCGGACGCTTGGATTTTTATCTTAAAAAAGCAGAAGAAAATCCAAAGGACAACAACTTTTTAAAGTTCGTTTTGTTCCAACTTTATAATAGTTTGCATTCTTGGACAAAAGGTTTGGAAAAGTATCCAACAAAAAACAGTGCCAATAATTCATCGCTAAAAGGCACCTACATCCACTATTTAAATAAATTGTACAGTATTGATCAAGATTGTCAAGATTTATATGCTTTGAACAAAAAATACAATTTCGATTCCATTGTATTGAAGCCAAAAGGTTAGATTTTGCTTGAAGATATGGGGAAGTTGTAAAGTTCGTCTATTCGAACTGTACACCCTATTTGGACACGGAACTTTAACTAGAAAAATACTAATTTTACTTATCTGTGCCAAACTTGTTTTGGCATCTGTCGATATAAATCATTAAAACGATTTATACCCTTTAACGATAAGTGCAACTCTCCAAAATCCAAGCAAAACTTTGCGCTTCGATAAGGATATTTTCATTTACACTGTAACAATACGTTCTCCCCTATCATCCTTAAAAGAAAACCATATCCATGCGCCAATTGTCTTTTCTTTTAGTTTTAGTTGCCACTTTTTCCTTGGGTCAAGCCCAACTAAAGGCACCTTCTGAATTTTATCCAGCCCAAAAAACCAAAGTACTGGTTGTAGGCACTTTTCATTTTGATTTTCCGGGGTTGGACGAAGTAAAAACCGCCGATGAAAACAAAATCGATGTTTTAAAAGAGCCCAAAAAGTCGGAATTGGAAGAACTGGTGGCCTACATCAAAAAATTCAAGCCCACCAAAATTGCCATCGAGGCCGGGCCCTCTTGGAACACCATGCAAAAGTTCGAGGAGTACAAAAATGGAGAACATCGTAACAACAGGGACGAGCGCTACCAGTTGGGCATGCGCATCGCCGCTGATCTAGGATTGGATTCCGTTTATGGAATAGATGCCACAACCTTACGCAATGATCTTTACGAAAAGGATTCCGTTTACCTCAGAGAACTTTTGGAGAATGTAAACTGGGAAATGGAGGACCCTTTTTGGCGCTACGCCGAGGAGTACTTTGACTATCGGGACAAAAAAATGAAAGATGTACATCTGTTGGATTTTATAAAAGCCATGAACACCCGCGAAGGACACAATTTTAATTTTGGTCTTTACCTTACAGGCAGCATTGCTACTGGTGATGGCCAAGGAGCGGACCACCTTTCCATTTGGTGGTACAACCGCAATGTGCGTATCTTTTCCAAGCTCATCAATATCACCAAAAGTCCAGAAGAACGGATTTTAGTGATTTTTGGCAATGGACATGCAGCTGTTTTACGTCAGTTATTAGAAGCTTCACCCCAGTACGACTTTGTGGAGTTCGGCAGTATAGATAATTAAACTACTGATTGTCCGTTTAATGTCATAATGATGTTTTTGGCGTCATGTTGAACTTGTTTCAACATCTCATCCTGCTGAACATGAGCATCTTTATGTGACCCTGAATCAAGTTCAGGGTGACGTTGGTAATATTATGACACATTGCGGACATTCAATTTAAACTATATCCATTGCGCAACAAGAAACCTCTTTTTAAATCAAAAAATACCTATTTGAGAATTTAGATGGGGTTATATTGAATCATTGTTTAAAATCAAAGTAAATTATTACTTTTGTCTCACTAAACAAGCAATGATCAACCGACACTTTTCAACCCCCGTTCTCGTGGCTTTTGCCATGCTCTTTTGCACACTTTCGTTTGCCCAAAAGAAGAATGCCGATTACAAAATCCACCTAATCAAAACCAGTGAAACCTTTACCATAGATGGTAAGGGTGACGAGGCCACTTGGCAAAAGGCAGAAGCTGCCAAGGACTTTTTTATGGTATTGCCCATGGATGACCGCAAGGCCACACAGCCCTCAGAGGTGAAGATGGCCTATGACGACAAACAGCTTTACCTTTTGGCCACATTTTTTAAAACACCTGGGAATACCTACGTGGTGGAATCGCTCCGTAGGGATTTCTCCTTTGGAGGCAACGATAATTTTCTATTGTTCATGGACCCGTTCAACAATCAGACCACGGGTTTTAGTTTTGGAGCAAATGCCTATGGGGCGCAGTGGGACGGCACTATGTCCAATGGAGGCAGCATAGACCTCAACTGGGACAGTAAATGGGTGTCCGAAGTACAGAGTTATGAAGATAAATGGGTGGTGGAAATGGCCATTCCCTTTAAATCCATTCGCTACGAAAAAGATGTAACCGAATGGGGTGTCAATTTTTCTAGATTGGACCTCAGCACCAACGAAAAATCGAGTTGGACACCTATTCCAAGGCAGTTCCCAACAGCCTCTTTGGCCTATACGGGCACCATGGTCTGGGACAACCCACCACCCGAACAGGGGCTCAATTATTCCCTCATTCCATACGTTTTGGGCACGGTGGGCAATTCGACCATCGACGGTATTTCTTATGATGATGAATTTAAAGTGGGAGGGGATCTAAAATTGGGGCTTACCTCATCCTTGAATTTAGACCTCACCATCAACCCGGATTTTTCACAGGTTGAAGCGGATCGCCAAGTGGCCAATTTGACCCGATTTGAACTCTTTTTCCCGGAAAGACGTCAGTTTTTCCTTGAAAATGCCGACCTCTTTGCCAGTTTCGGGTACGATGAGATTCGTCCTTTCTTTTCACGTAGGATAGGACTGGGCGTCCCCATTATTGCAGGTGCCCGGGTAAGTGGAAACCTTAATAGAAACCTCCGTTTGGGCTTAATGGACATGCAAACCGAGAAAATGGACGAAACAGGCCTTCCCAGTCAAAACTTTGCGGTGCTTTCGTTGCAACAAAAAGTATTTTCGCGTTCCAATATTGGTTTGATGTTCGTAAACAAGGAATCCTTGGACTACGAAGCTATGGCCGACAGCTTAAAAACCGAATACACCAAATTCAACCGAAATTTAGGGTTGGAATACAACTTGGCATCTGCCGATAACAAGTACAATGGAAAGGTATTTATGCTCAAATCCTTTGGGCCAGATTCCTCTTATAACGGTTTGGCACAAGGCGCCCATTTGGAATACAGCAGCCGAAATTGGAACTGGCGCGTACAACAGGAATATATTTCCCAAAATTTTACCTCCGAAGTAGGTTTTGTACCGCGAAACAATTATATCAAGCTGGAAGGTTCCGTAGGGTATCTGTTTTTGCCCGCAAGCGATAAAGTAGTGAGCCATGGTCCGCAGTACACAGGTTTTTATTATTTCGACCCAAGCATGAACTCTACGGATTATGTATCTATTCTAGGATACGCAGTAAACTTTTTGGACCGTAGCTCTTTGGGAGTTGATGTTTTTAATGAATATGTACAACTTTTGGCTCCATTTGACCCTACCAATACGGGCAAGGAAGAATTGGCGGCGGGTACACAACACCACTGGAACGGGGCTTATATTTCATATAATTCACGTCCTAAAAGTTTGTTTACCTACAATATGACCACGCGATTGGGCCGCTATTTTTCGGGAGGGTACCGCACCAATATAAACGCGGAATTAGGGTATCGTTTTCAGCCGTATGTGAGTTTGGGCGCTAGACTTAGTTACAATAATTTAGATTTACCCGACCCTTGGTACA
It encodes the following:
- the argB gene encoding acetylglutamate kinase, whose amino-acid sequence is MKQKLSVVKIGGNLIEDAEGFKHVLELFSKMNENKILVHGGGKKASELANQLGVESKMVNGRRITNAETLDIALMVYGGLVSKKIVAKLQALGTDAIGMSGADANAIQAHKRPKKNVDFGFVGDVDTVNTYGIFKLLQAGFTPVFCALTHDGKGQMLNTNADTIAAELAIAMSDQFETTLYYCFDKKGVLQDVEDENSVIQHIDSKGYDELLAYGIIADGMLPKMHNCFYALRNHVAKVCVGNTNMLEADNSDYTTLTL
- a CDS encoding DUF5694 domain-containing protein, whose translation is MRQLSFLLVLVATFSLGQAQLKAPSEFYPAQKTKVLVVGTFHFDFPGLDEVKTADENKIDVLKEPKKSELEELVAYIKKFKPTKIAIEAGPSWNTMQKFEEYKNGEHRNNRDERYQLGMRIAADLGLDSVYGIDATTLRNDLYEKDSVYLRELLENVNWEMEDPFWRYAEEYFDYRDKKMKDVHLLDFIKAMNTREGHNFNFGLYLTGSIATGDGQGADHLSIWWYNRNVRIFSKLINITKSPEERILVIFGNGHAAVLRQLLEASPQYDFVEFGSIDN
- the argH gene encoding argininosuccinate lyase, translated to MKLWDKGFSTDKKIDHFTVGNDRELDLVLAKYDVIASKAHAKMLGKVGLISEEEAKDLTKALDGIAKDIQKGKFAIEDDFEDMHSKIEFMLTEKLGDTGKKIHSARSRNDQVLVAMQLYLKDELTEIKNQVKALFDLLMNLADKHKNVLLPGYTHLQIAMPSSFGLWFSAYAESLVDDLYFIQAAHKVADQNPLGSAAGYGSSFPIDRSFTTAEMEFATQKYNVVAAQMGRGKVEKATAFGISSVAATLSKMAMDICLYMSQNFDFISFPNELTTGSSIMPHKKNPDVFELIRGKCNKIQAVPNQLILIMNNLPSGYHRDLQLVKEVIVPALQDMHACLEMMTFSLKEIKVNKAILDDPKYDYLFSVDTLNELVKSGMPFRDAYKTMGKAIENGNFKPKRDIDHTHEGSLGNLCLEQIKEKMEKVLNS
- a CDS encoding M20 family metallo-hydrolase, whose protein sequence is MKITQNILTEKAIELLKKLISIPSFSGEEDKTGDAIEAFLQSFGVKTQRQHNNIYAFNKYFDESKPTLLLNSHHDTVKPNSAYTKDPFNAHIEDGKLYGLGSNDAGGCLVSLLATFVHFYEKEGLSHNIIVAATGEEEDAGEKSIRALLPILPKIDVAIVGEPTLMDLAIAEKGLVVFDAVVEGTPSHAAHPNDNNAIYNTIEVLQWLKDYSFDKVSDALGEVKLTTTQINAGNQHNVVPGHADLVIDVRVNDCYSNQEIADILQKEAPCKMTPRSLRLNSSCINPDHDLVKSGLALGRKTYGSPTLSDQAALTCQSVKLGPGDSTRSHSANEFIFVNEVEEGIDIYIKTLTGFLQ
- a CDS encoding DUF5916 domain-containing protein, with protein sequence MINRHFSTPVLVAFAMLFCTLSFAQKKNADYKIHLIKTSETFTIDGKGDEATWQKAEAAKDFFMVLPMDDRKATQPSEVKMAYDDKQLYLLATFFKTPGNTYVVESLRRDFSFGGNDNFLLFMDPFNNQTTGFSFGANAYGAQWDGTMSNGGSIDLNWDSKWVSEVQSYEDKWVVEMAIPFKSIRYEKDVTEWGVNFSRLDLSTNEKSSWTPIPRQFPTASLAYTGTMVWDNPPPEQGLNYSLIPYVLGTVGNSTIDGISYDDEFKVGGDLKLGLTSSLNLDLTINPDFSQVEADRQVANLTRFELFFPERRQFFLENADLFASFGYDEIRPFFSRRIGLGVPIIAGARVSGNLNRNLRLGLMDMQTEKMDETGLPSQNFAVLSLQQKVFSRSNIGLMFVNKESLDYEAMADSLKTEYTKFNRNLGLEYNLASADNKYNGKVFMLKSFGPDSSYNGLAQGAHLEYSSRNWNWRVQQEYISQNFTSEVGFVPRNNYIKLEGSVGYLFLPASDKVVSHGPQYTGFYYFDPSMNSTDYVSILGYAVNFLDRSSLGVDVFNEYVQLLAPFDPTNTGKEELAAGTQHHWNGAYISYNSRPKSLFTYNMTTRLGRYFSGGYRTNINAELGYRFQPYVSLGARLSYNNLDLPDPWYTTDFWLVGTEADITFTNKLFWNTLFQYNEQSNNFGINSRLQWRYAPASDLFLVFNNNEQLSPLEGNLWSLTLKFTYWFNR